The Glycine soja cultivar W05 chromosome 3, ASM419377v2, whole genome shotgun sequence genome window below encodes:
- the LOC114406652 gene encoding uncharacterized protein At3g28850-like, with the protein MGCSASRTITIVANNNNQEDPSPSASLASSSSSFSSSSASHKSINSASSPAAAPVRRRTLSLPMPLVHHPPIKKGDSHHLVSLTSTTYGSLLPIDQKDSNFTQKNQPHITKTSNQTDPEHSLSPDSVINTWELMDGLDEEQEQEQEIANAKKLPYASILDKPSSCRYTAFDGSARKKLLDSFESMKTSQTAMEKDLNSSSSTSPAPTTKKPLWQHLSEEALLAKLDPSVAWSYRRALSSRNLDRNILSRDVRSMGSSPLIFHSSSSCSSSSFSFGKNNNINNSLCRLSGTEDRIVLYCTSLRGIRKTYEDCCSVRMILRGFRVAVDERDISMDSSYRKELKDLLGGKAAVTLPQVFIRGRYVGNAEEMKHLNESGELARLLEGFPTQDPGFVCDNCGDARFVPCPNCSGSRKVFEHEDGGLRRCPECNENGLIRCPGCGS; encoded by the coding sequence atgggtTGCTCAGCCTCAAGAACCATCACCATAGTGGCCAACAACAATAACCAAGAGGATCCATCTCCTTCTGCttctcttgcttcttcttcttcttccttctcttcctcttctGCTTCACACAAATCCATCAACTCTGCTTCTTCACCAGCAGCGGCACCAGTTAGAAGAAGAACTCTTTCTCTCCCAATGCCTCTCGTTCATCATCCTCCCATCAAAAAGGGTGACTCACACCACCTTGTCTCTCTCACCTCCACCACCTATGGCTCCCTTCTCCCCATTGACCAAAAAGACTCAAACTTTACCCAAAAAAACCAACCCCACATAACCAAAACCTCAAACCAAACTGACCCAGAACACTCACTCTCCCCGGACTCAGTCATCAACACTTGGGAACTCATGGATGGCTTAGatgaagaacaagaacaagaacaagaaattgcAAATGCCAAGAAGCTTCCTTACGCTTCCATTTTGGACAAACCAAGTTCATGCAGGTACACAGCATTTGATGGTTCTGCAAGGAAGAAACTTCTAGATTCCTTTGAATCAATGAAAACTTCACAAACAGCAATGGAAAAGGACTTaaactcttcttcttctacatctCCTGCACCAACAACGAAGAAGCCACTTTGGCAGCACTTATCTGAGGAAGCTTTGCTTGCTAAGTTGGATCCAAGTGTGGCTTGGAGTTACAGAAGAGCATTATCATCAAGGAATCTAGATAGAAACATTCTATCTAGAGATGTTAGGTCAATGGGGTCTAGCCCTTTGatctttcattcttcttcttcttgttcttcttcttctttttcatttggtaagaataataatattaataatagttTGTGCCGTTTGTCTGGCACTGAGGACAGAATAGTGCTTTATTGCACTAGTTTGAGAGGGATCCGAAAGACCTATGAGGATTGTTGTTCGGTTAGGATGATTCTGAGGGGCTTCAGAGTTGCGGTTGATGAGAGGGACATCTCAATGGATTCGTCCTATAGGAAGGAGTTGAAGGATTTGCTTGGTGGAAAAGCAGCAGTGACATTGCCTCAGGTCTTTATCAGAGGGAGGTATGTGGGGAATGCTGAGGAAATGAAGCATCTGAATGAGTCTGGGGAATTGGCAAGGCTTTTGGAGGGTTTTCCCACTCAGGATCCAGGGTTTGTGTGTGACAACTGTGGTGATGCCAGGTTTGTGCCATGCCCCAATTGCAGTGGTAGCAGGAAGGTGTTTGAGCATGAAGATGGAGGGTTGAGAAGGTGCCCTGAATGCAATGAGAATGGCTTGATAAGATGTCCAGGTTGCGGCTCATGA